One part of the Entelurus aequoreus isolate RoL-2023_Sb linkage group LG05, RoL_Eaeq_v1.1, whole genome shotgun sequence genome encodes these proteins:
- the LOC133650710 gene encoding uncharacterized protein K02A2.6-like isoform X2, with product MEKLGVIKRIDEPTEWVSSLVVVQKKTGALRICLDPRDLNKAIRREHFKLPTREEIMAQFAGAKRFSKLDASSGFWQMKLGEESSRLCTFNTPEGRYRFLRLPYGILSAPEVYHKTIHMIFEHIPGVETMMDDIIVWGSTRKEHDERLRQVLDKTREVNLKLNKEKCEFGVKSLTFVGDVVSEEGVKPDPRKTSAINNMERPTNKDEVRRFLGMVTYLAKFVPQLSTQSAPLRSLLEQKNEWIWSHEQEQCFLKLKETLTQEPVLKFYDPEKSTRISADASQYGLGAVLLQQHEEQWLPVAYASRALTSAETRYAQIEKELLASLYACERFHQYVYGQMFQVETDHKPLVSIMNKPLNDCPVRIQRMLIRLQKYDVHMIYTQGKYMYTADTLSRAVDKRELADSDNSTEIQAYVDMVVTSLPVTADRTEQIRKETIADETMKELKSTVQNGWPDNKKDCPLKIQDYWNCRAELTVVDDIVLKGSKFVIPYSLRKQMLEKIHEGHLGEVKCKRRAREVMFWPRINQDISQTTASCGVCRTYRPKQQAEPLMTHPVPHRPYYKVGTDLFDFDGRSYVVVTDYFSNYPEIGALQSTTSKAVVSYLKTVFARHGVPCELFSDNGPQFSSCEFAAFAKEWGFQHSTSSPTYPKSNGLAECSVKTVKNLLKKSQDKDDFQKSLLIYRSAPLQNGLSPAQMLMGRRIRSNLPVNEDLLTPKGAHKIRHTKEVQKAKQKQLHDRTAKHLPMLRHLETKRTGGRGSCSTFV from the exons ATGGAAAAGTTGGGAGTCATTAAAAGAATAGATGAGCCAACTGAATGGGTCAGCTCGCTGGTTGTTGTGCAAAAGAAAACAGGTGCCCTAAGAATATGCTTGGATCCAAGAGACCTAAATAAAGCAATCAGAAGAGAGCATTTCAAGTTACCAACCAGGGAAGAGATCATGGCACAATTTGCTGGAGCAAAACGGTTCAGCAAATTAGATGCTTCATCAGGTTTCTGGCAGATGAAGCTTGGCGAGGAGAGTTCAAGACTGTGCACATTTAACACCCCGGAGGGCAGGTACAGGTTTCTTCGTCTACCATACGGCATCTTGTCAGCGCCTGAAGTATATCATAAGACCATTCACATGATTTTTGAGCACATACCCGGAGTTGAGACAATGATGGATGATATCATAGTGTGGGGCTCAACCCGAAAAGAACACGACGAAAGACTGAGACAAGTGCTAGACAAGACAAGGGAGGTGAACCTGAAACTTAACAAAGAAAAATGTGAGTTTGGAGTGAAGTCACTTACCTTTGTGGGAGATGTTGTGAGTGAAGAGGGCGTGAAGCCAGACCCGAGAAAAACTTCAGCAATCAACAACATGGAAAGGCCAACCAACAAAGATGAGGTCAGACGTTTCCTGGGGATGGTCACCTATCTTGCCAAGTTTGTCCCACAACTGTCAACACAGTCAGCACCTCTCAGGAGTCTTCTTGAACAAAAGAATGAATGGATATGGTCCCACGAGCAAGAACAATGTTTTCTGAAACTGAAAGAGACTCTTACACAGGAGCCCGTGTTAAAGTTTTATGACCCCGAGAAGAGCACCAGGATCTCGGCAGATGCATCGCAGTACGGCCTGGGAGCAGTGCTACTGCAGCAACATGAAGAGCAGTGGCTACCTGTCGCCTATGCTTCCAGAGCACTGACAAGTGCAGAGACCAGGTATGCTCAAATTGAAAAAGAACTGTTAGCAAGTTTGTATGCATGTGAGCGTTTCCATCAATATGTATATGGACAGATGTTTCAAGTGGAAACCGATCATAAACCGTTGGTGTCTATCATGAACAAACCGTTGAATGATTGTCCAGTACGAATACAGCGCATGCTAATTCGACTGCAAAAATATGACGTGCACATGATATATACACAAGGAAAATATATGTACACAGCCGACACATTGTCTAGAGCAGTGGACAAGAGAGAACTTGCAGACAGTGATAATAGCACAGAGATACAGGCATATGTAGATATGGTAGTGACATCTTTGCCGGTGACTGCAGACAGAACAGAACAAATACGGAAAGAGACTATTGCTGATGAAACTATGAAAGAACTCAAGAGCACAGTACAGAATGGATGGCCTGACAACAAAAAGGATTGCCCCTTGAAAATACAAGACTACTGGAATTGTAGAGCTGAGCTTACAGTGGTGGATGACATAGTGCTAAAAGGGAGCAAATTTGTTATTCCGTACTCACTGCGCAAACAGATGCTCGAAAAGATACACGAAGGCCACCTCGGTGAAGTCAAGTGTAAAAGGAGGGCTAGAGAAGTAATGTTCTGGCCAAGGATCAATCAGGATATTAGCCAAACAACAGCGTCATGTGGAGTTTGCCGAACTTACAGGCCAAAACAACAAGCGGAGCCACTGATGACTCATCCAGTGCCCCACAGACCTTACTACAAAGTAGGAACGGATCTATTTGACTTTGATGGAAGGAGCTACGTGGTAGTCACAGACTACTTTTCAAACTATCCGGAAATTGGAGCGTTGCAGTCAACAACGAGCAAAGCAGTTGTCAGTTATTTAAAGACTGTTTTTGCCAGACATGGTGTTCCATGCGAACTGTTTTCCGACAATGGTCCCCAGTTTTCTAGCTGTGAGTTTGCTGCCTTTGCCAAGGAATGGGGGTTTCAACACTCCACATCAAGTCCAACTTATCCAAAGTCCAACGGCTTGGCAGAATGCTctgtaaaaacagtaaaaaacctGTTAAAAAAATCACAGGACAAAGATGACTTTCAGAAAAGCTTACTGATCTACCGTAGTGCACCTCTACAAAATGGACTGTCACCCGCCCAAATGCTGATGGGTAGGCGCATTCGCTCCAACCTACCAGTCAACGAGGATTTGCTGACACCCAAAGGCGCACACAAAATCAGACACACTAAGGAAGTACAAAAAGCGAAGCAAAAACAGCTGCATGATAGAACGGCAAAACACCTGCCTATGCTGAG GCACCTGGAGACAAAAAGGACAGGTGGAAGAGGAAGTTGCTCCACGTTCGTATAG
- the LOC133650710 gene encoding uncharacterized protein K02A2.6-like isoform X1 has product MEKLGVIKRIDEPTEWVSSLVVVQKKTGALRICLDPRDLNKAIRREHFKLPTREEIMAQFAGAKRFSKLDASSGFWQMKLGEESSRLCTFNTPEGRYRFLRLPYGILSAPEVYHKTIHMIFEHIPGVETMMDDIIVWGSTRKEHDERLRQVLDKTREVNLKLNKEKCEFGVKSLTFVGDVVSEEGVKPDPRKTSAINNMERPTNKDEVRRFLGMVTYLAKFVPQLSTQSAPLRSLLEQKNEWIWSHEQEQCFLKLKETLTQEPVLKFYDPEKSTRISADASQYGLGAVLLQQHEEQWLPVAYASRALTSAETRYAQIEKELLASLYACERFHQYVYGQMFQVETDHKPLVSIMNKPLNDCPVRIQRMLIRLQKYDVHMIYTQGKYMYTADTLSRAVDKRELADSDNSTEIQAYVDMVVTSLPVTADRTEQIRKETIADETMKELKSTVQNGWPDNKKDCPLKIQDYWNCRAELTVVDDIVLKGSKFVIPYSLRKQMLEKIHEGHLGEVKCKRRAREVMFWPRINQDISQTTASCGVCRTYRPKQQAEPLMTHPVPHRPYYKVGTDLFDFDGRSYVVVTDYFSNYPEIGALQSTTSKAVVSYLKTVFARHGVPCELFSDNGPQFSSCEFAAFAKEWGFQHSTSSPTYPKSNGLAECSVKTVKNLLKKSQDKDDFQKSLLIYRSAPLQNGLSPAQMLMGRRIRSNLPVNEDLLTPKGAHKIRHTKEVQKAKQKQLHDRTAKHLPMLRPGDVVRLRDISTGTWRQKGQVEEEVAPRSYRIQMENGPTLRRNRTDLQLQLTEGNIAAQEKAQQDSAGPAELADTEPDLADQGLTAASASPAVERLSNSRPKRHVQPPKRLIETC; this is encoded by the coding sequence ATGGAAAAGTTGGGAGTCATTAAAAGAATAGATGAGCCAACTGAATGGGTCAGCTCGCTGGTTGTTGTGCAAAAGAAAACAGGTGCCCTAAGAATATGCTTGGATCCAAGAGACCTAAATAAAGCAATCAGAAGAGAGCATTTCAAGTTACCAACCAGGGAAGAGATCATGGCACAATTTGCTGGAGCAAAACGGTTCAGCAAATTAGATGCTTCATCAGGTTTCTGGCAGATGAAGCTTGGCGAGGAGAGTTCAAGACTGTGCACATTTAACACCCCGGAGGGCAGGTACAGGTTTCTTCGTCTACCATACGGCATCTTGTCAGCGCCTGAAGTATATCATAAGACCATTCACATGATTTTTGAGCACATACCCGGAGTTGAGACAATGATGGATGATATCATAGTGTGGGGCTCAACCCGAAAAGAACACGACGAAAGACTGAGACAAGTGCTAGACAAGACAAGGGAGGTGAACCTGAAACTTAACAAAGAAAAATGTGAGTTTGGAGTGAAGTCACTTACCTTTGTGGGAGATGTTGTGAGTGAAGAGGGCGTGAAGCCAGACCCGAGAAAAACTTCAGCAATCAACAACATGGAAAGGCCAACCAACAAAGATGAGGTCAGACGTTTCCTGGGGATGGTCACCTATCTTGCCAAGTTTGTCCCACAACTGTCAACACAGTCAGCACCTCTCAGGAGTCTTCTTGAACAAAAGAATGAATGGATATGGTCCCACGAGCAAGAACAATGTTTTCTGAAACTGAAAGAGACTCTTACACAGGAGCCCGTGTTAAAGTTTTATGACCCCGAGAAGAGCACCAGGATCTCGGCAGATGCATCGCAGTACGGCCTGGGAGCAGTGCTACTGCAGCAACATGAAGAGCAGTGGCTACCTGTCGCCTATGCTTCCAGAGCACTGACAAGTGCAGAGACCAGGTATGCTCAAATTGAAAAAGAACTGTTAGCAAGTTTGTATGCATGTGAGCGTTTCCATCAATATGTATATGGACAGATGTTTCAAGTGGAAACCGATCATAAACCGTTGGTGTCTATCATGAACAAACCGTTGAATGATTGTCCAGTACGAATACAGCGCATGCTAATTCGACTGCAAAAATATGACGTGCACATGATATATACACAAGGAAAATATATGTACACAGCCGACACATTGTCTAGAGCAGTGGACAAGAGAGAACTTGCAGACAGTGATAATAGCACAGAGATACAGGCATATGTAGATATGGTAGTGACATCTTTGCCGGTGACTGCAGACAGAACAGAACAAATACGGAAAGAGACTATTGCTGATGAAACTATGAAAGAACTCAAGAGCACAGTACAGAATGGATGGCCTGACAACAAAAAGGATTGCCCCTTGAAAATACAAGACTACTGGAATTGTAGAGCTGAGCTTACAGTGGTGGATGACATAGTGCTAAAAGGGAGCAAATTTGTTATTCCGTACTCACTGCGCAAACAGATGCTCGAAAAGATACACGAAGGCCACCTCGGTGAAGTCAAGTGTAAAAGGAGGGCTAGAGAAGTAATGTTCTGGCCAAGGATCAATCAGGATATTAGCCAAACAACAGCGTCATGTGGAGTTTGCCGAACTTACAGGCCAAAACAACAAGCGGAGCCACTGATGACTCATCCAGTGCCCCACAGACCTTACTACAAAGTAGGAACGGATCTATTTGACTTTGATGGAAGGAGCTACGTGGTAGTCACAGACTACTTTTCAAACTATCCGGAAATTGGAGCGTTGCAGTCAACAACGAGCAAAGCAGTTGTCAGTTATTTAAAGACTGTTTTTGCCAGACATGGTGTTCCATGCGAACTGTTTTCCGACAATGGTCCCCAGTTTTCTAGCTGTGAGTTTGCTGCCTTTGCCAAGGAATGGGGGTTTCAACACTCCACATCAAGTCCAACTTATCCAAAGTCCAACGGCTTGGCAGAATGCTctgtaaaaacagtaaaaaacctGTTAAAAAAATCACAGGACAAAGATGACTTTCAGAAAAGCTTACTGATCTACCGTAGTGCACCTCTACAAAATGGACTGTCACCCGCCCAAATGCTGATGGGTAGGCGCATTCGCTCCAACCTACCAGTCAACGAGGATTTGCTGACACCCAAAGGCGCACACAAAATCAGACACACTAAGGAAGTACAAAAAGCGAAGCAAAAACAGCTGCATGATAGAACGGCAAAACACCTGCCTATGCTGAGGCCAGGAGACGTCGTGCGTCTCAGAGACATTTCTACAGGCACCTGGAGACAAAAAGGACAGGTGGAAGAGGAAGTTGCTCCACGTTCGTATAGGATCCAGATGGAAAATGGACCGACTCTGAGAAGGAACCGCACGGATCTTCAACTACAGCTGACTGAAGGCAACATTGCAGCTCAGGAGAAGGCTCAAcaggactcagctggacctgcagaacttgctgacacggagcctgaccttgctgaccaaggactgacagcagcgtccgcgtcacctgctgttgagagactgtcTAACTCTAGACCGAAGAGACATGTTCAGCCACCAAAGAGGCTGATTGAGACTTGTTAA